Proteins encoded together in one Microbacterium sp. ABRD28 window:
- a CDS encoding lysophospholipid acyltransferase family protein, whose protein sequence is MFYWLMKYVVIGPILKAIFRPWVVGRRNVPAEGAAILASNHLSFADSIFLPLMIDRPMSFLAKSDYFTGRGLKGWATRVFFKATGQLPIDRSGGKASEASLNTGLQVLGRGDLLGIYPEGTRSPDGKLYRGRTGIARMALEARVPVVPVVMVDTDTMMPIGTRVPRVARVGVVIGEPLDFSRFAGMEGDRYILRSITDEIMVALQRLGAQEYEDVYASTVKDRLKPRGRAA, encoded by the coding sequence ATGTTCTACTGGCTGATGAAGTACGTGGTCATCGGACCCATCCTCAAGGCCATCTTCCGGCCGTGGGTCGTCGGTCGGCGCAACGTCCCCGCGGAGGGCGCGGCGATCCTCGCGAGCAACCACCTGTCGTTCGCCGACTCGATCTTCCTGCCGCTCATGATCGACCGGCCGATGTCGTTCCTGGCCAAGAGCGACTACTTCACGGGCAGGGGTCTGAAGGGCTGGGCGACCCGCGTCTTCTTCAAGGCCACGGGGCAGCTCCCGATCGACAGATCCGGCGGCAAGGCCTCTGAGGCATCGCTGAACACCGGCCTCCAGGTCCTCGGCCGAGGTGATCTGCTCGGTATCTATCCCGAGGGCACCCGCAGCCCTGACGGCAAGCTGTACCGCGGTCGCACCGGCATCGCGCGGATGGCGCTCGAGGCCCGCGTCCCCGTCGTCCCCGTCGTCATGGTCGACACCGACACGATGATGCCCATCGGCACGCGCGTTCCCCGCGTCGCGCGGGTGGGCGTCGTCATCGGCGAGCCGCTGGACTTCTCCCGCTTCGCGGGCATGGAGGGCGACCGCTACATCCTGCGTTCGATCACCGACGAGATCATGGTGGCGCTTCAGCGACTGGGGGCACAGGAGTACGAGGATGTCTACGCCTCCACGGTCAAGGACCGCCTGAAGCCCAGGGGCAGAGCGGCGTAA
- a CDS encoding ParA family protein, translated as MHVLSVSSLKGGVGKTTVTLGLASAAFARGVRTLVVDLDPQSDVSTGMDIQVAGRLNIADVLANPKEKVVRQAITSSGWAKVHPGTIDVMIGSPSAINFDGPHPSVRDVWKLEEALATIEADYDLVLIDCAPSLNALTRTAWAASDRVIVVTEPGLFSVAAADRALRAIEEIRRGLSPRLQPLGLVVNRVRPQSIEHQFRIKELRDMFGPLVLSPQLPERTSLQQAQGAAKPLHIWPGDSAQELAADFDALLDRVIRTGRIPTPGETRV; from the coding sequence GTGCACGTACTCTCCGTCAGCTCGCTCAAGGGCGGGGTCGGCAAGACGACCGTGACGCTCGGACTCGCTTCCGCCGCTTTCGCACGCGGCGTCCGGACGTTGGTCGTCGACCTGGACCCGCAGTCCGACGTGTCGACGGGGATGGACATCCAGGTCGCCGGTCGCCTCAACATCGCCGATGTCCTGGCCAATCCCAAGGAGAAGGTCGTCCGCCAGGCGATCACCTCCTCCGGCTGGGCCAAGGTGCACCCCGGGACGATCGACGTGATGATCGGCAGCCCGTCCGCGATCAACTTCGACGGACCGCACCCGAGCGTTCGCGACGTGTGGAAGCTCGAAGAGGCCCTCGCCACGATCGAGGCCGATTACGATCTCGTCCTCATCGACTGCGCGCCCTCGCTCAACGCCCTCACGCGCACCGCGTGGGCCGCGAGCGACCGCGTCATCGTCGTCACCGAGCCCGGTCTGTTCTCCGTGGCCGCCGCCGACCGCGCGCTGCGCGCCATCGAGGAGATCCGTCGAGGCCTCTCCCCCCGGCTCCAGCCGCTGGGCCTCGTGGTGAACCGCGTGCGTCCCCAGTCGATCGAGCACCAGTTCCGGATCAAGGAGCTGCGCGACATGTTCGGTCCGCTCGTCCTGAGCCCGCAGCTTCCCGAGCGGACGTCGCTCCAGCAGGCGCAGGGCGCCGCGAAGCCGCTCCACATCTGGCCGGGAGACTCGGCGCAGGAGCTCGCCGCCGACTTCGACGCGCTGCTGGACCGCGTCATCCGCACGGGGCGCATCCCGACTCCGGGCGAAACCCGCGTCTGA
- a CDS encoding MinD/ParA family protein, giving the protein MTPDAFDETPEDDDENGVLPDTVNIDTTALGVLSGQTAQVSVILPSSTDDDALDDEDVVDDEILPATDDAETPVREAPDAADTDSPVSGPIAIEPPAETAEAEIVEDDAQPEHADDDAHAAHPDHVDAEIVEDALEPATAVAAAAGGAAAETVASDPVPATTASSDVVSTPTSAGPASGISARTTRTGSVPATRWELQHPDQPERPQRARSAERVTTRNEVALSSKRLGEFEGGRETPDLLTADRLLDQRHLVRAEPEGMWRHLVYSLTGRRVNLGDSKRARARKELDRRIGAPLTGGARFVPVLSRKGGVGKTTVTTLLGMALADARDDRVIAVDANPDRGTLAERIARANGKTVRDLARARSEVSGYNDISQIVARDETRLDVLASDADPRVSEAFSDRDYHDVATLAAHYYSIVLTDTGTGIVHSVMGATLELADQLVVVAGLSVDEARLASETLTWLETNGYAEHVKNAVVVLNNSRPGPPVVRPDELEIHFRSRVRAVVRMPFDPQIAAGSAITFRDLQPATRLAARELAATVVEGLRTLAPAA; this is encoded by the coding sequence GTGACGCCCGACGCCTTCGATGAAACGCCCGAGGACGACGATGAGAACGGCGTCCTCCCCGACACCGTGAACATCGATACGACCGCTCTCGGAGTACTGAGCGGCCAGACCGCGCAAGTCAGTGTCATCCTTCCCTCCTCGACCGACGACGACGCTCTCGACGACGAGGACGTCGTCGACGATGAGATCCTGCCGGCGACCGACGACGCGGAGACCCCCGTGCGCGAGGCTCCGGATGCCGCGGACACGGACTCGCCGGTGAGCGGGCCGATCGCCATCGAGCCCCCCGCCGAGACCGCCGAGGCGGAGATCGTCGAGGACGACGCACAGCCTGAGCACGCGGACGACGACGCGCACGCCGCCCACCCTGATCACGTGGATGCCGAGATCGTCGAGGACGCGCTGGAGCCCGCCACCGCGGTCGCCGCCGCGGCCGGCGGGGCTGCTGCGGAGACGGTGGCATCCGATCCGGTTCCCGCGACCACGGCGTCATCGGACGTCGTATCGACCCCGACGAGTGCCGGGCCCGCGTCGGGCATCAGCGCGCGGACCACGCGCACCGGTTCCGTCCCCGCGACGCGATGGGAGCTGCAGCATCCCGATCAGCCCGAGCGCCCGCAGCGCGCCCGTTCAGCGGAGCGCGTGACGACCCGCAACGAGGTCGCCCTGTCCTCCAAGCGCCTCGGCGAGTTCGAGGGGGGCCGGGAGACCCCCGATCTCCTCACCGCCGACCGGCTGCTCGATCAGCGCCACCTCGTCCGGGCCGAGCCCGAGGGAATGTGGCGTCACCTGGTCTACTCACTGACCGGCCGGCGGGTGAACCTCGGTGACAGCAAGCGCGCGCGAGCCCGCAAGGAGCTCGACCGTCGCATCGGCGCACCCCTGACCGGCGGAGCACGCTTCGTCCCCGTCCTGTCGCGAAAGGGCGGTGTCGGCAAGACCACCGTGACTACGCTCCTCGGCATGGCGCTGGCCGATGCACGCGACGATCGCGTCATCGCCGTCGACGCCAACCCCGACCGGGGGACGCTGGCCGAGCGCATCGCCCGGGCCAACGGCAAGACGGTCCGCGATCTCGCGCGTGCCCGCTCGGAGGTCAGCGGCTACAACGACATCTCGCAGATCGTCGCGCGCGACGAGACCCGACTTGACGTCCTCGCCTCCGACGCCGACCCGCGGGTGTCGGAAGCCTTCAGCGACCGCGACTACCACGACGTGGCCACGCTCGCGGCGCACTATTACTCCATCGTGCTGACCGACACCGGCACCGGTATCGTCCACTCCGTCATGGGCGCCACGCTCGAGCTCGCCGATCAGCTCGTCGTCGTGGCCGGCCTGAGCGTCGACGAGGCGCGCCTGGCATCGGAGACCCTGACGTGGTTGGAGACCAACGGATATGCCGAGCACGTGAAGAACGCCGTGGTCGTGCTGAACAACTCCCGGCCCGGTCCGCCCGTCGTGCGGCCAGACGAGCTGGAGATTCACTTCCGAAGCCGCGTCCGCGCCGTGGTCAGGATGCCGTTCGACCCGCAGATCGCCGCGGGGAGCGCCATCACCTTCCGCGACCTCCAGCCGGCCACGCGCCTCGCAGCGCGCGAGTTGGCGGCGACCGTCGTCGAGGGCCTGCGGACCCTCGCCCCGGCCGCGTGA
- a CDS encoding peptide deformylase — MTVRPIRLFGDPVLRAPSAPITTIDDGVRALVQDLLDTVELPGRAGVAAPQIGVPLRAFSYNIDGDIGYILNPVLEEVSGEPVPTGEGCLSVPGLWHDALRHPYARVRGIDLDGAELIIEGEGLLAQALQHETDHLDGMLYLSRLRPEDRKIAMREVRESDWF; from the coding sequence ATGACGGTTCGGCCCATCCGCCTCTTCGGCGACCCGGTGCTGCGCGCCCCGAGCGCGCCGATCACGACGATCGACGACGGCGTCCGCGCCCTGGTGCAGGACCTGCTCGACACGGTCGAGCTGCCGGGTCGCGCGGGCGTCGCCGCACCGCAGATCGGCGTGCCGCTGCGGGCGTTCAGCTACAACATCGACGGCGACATCGGGTACATCCTCAATCCCGTCCTCGAAGAGGTCTCGGGCGAGCCTGTGCCCACGGGGGAGGGATGCCTGTCGGTCCCCGGCCTCTGGCACGACGCGCTGCGTCATCCCTACGCCCGGGTGCGCGGTATCGACCTCGACGGAGCGGAGCTCATCATCGAGGGCGAAGGCCTTCTCGCCCAGGCGCTCCAGCACGAGACCGACCATCTCGACGGCATGCTCTACTTGTCGCGGCTGCGCCCCGAGGATCGCAAGATCGCGATGCGCGAGGTGCGCGAGTCCGACTGGTTCTGA
- a CDS encoding ROK family glucokinase, protein MLTVGIDIGGTKIAGGVVDQEGRILDKGRVDTPTDTAELAAAVVGMARSYIDRYDAVAVGVAAAGFIDKAQATVIHAPNIAWRNEPLKAVLEAGIGRPVTIENDANAAGWAEFRFGAGAAVDDMVMLTMGTGVGGAVIIGGRMFHGGHGIAGELGHIRFTRNGLPCGCGQNGCLEQYASGRALQREANTIADSGGLGEALAEARATHGTLTGHAISDLILAGDPGALEALRRVATALGEACGGFQAVLDPELFVIGGGVAQLGDILLEPVRLAYETSLPGYGERPVADFAIARLGNDAGLIGVADLAGREA, encoded by the coding sequence GTGCTCACAGTCGGGATCGACATCGGTGGGACGAAGATCGCCGGCGGCGTCGTCGATCAGGAGGGCCGCATCCTCGACAAGGGACGTGTGGACACCCCCACCGACACGGCCGAGCTCGCTGCCGCCGTCGTCGGGATGGCCCGGTCGTACATCGATCGCTACGACGCGGTCGCCGTCGGTGTCGCCGCAGCGGGCTTCATCGACAAGGCGCAGGCCACCGTCATCCACGCTCCCAACATCGCCTGGCGCAACGAACCCCTCAAGGCCGTGCTCGAGGCGGGGATCGGGCGACCGGTCACCATCGAGAACGACGCCAACGCCGCCGGGTGGGCGGAGTTCCGCTTCGGTGCGGGCGCCGCGGTCGACGACATGGTGATGCTGACCATGGGAACCGGCGTCGGGGGAGCGGTCATCATCGGCGGCCGGATGTTCCACGGCGGCCACGGGATCGCCGGTGAGCTCGGCCACATCCGCTTCACCCGCAACGGTCTGCCATGCGGGTGCGGCCAGAACGGATGCCTCGAACAGTACGCCTCGGGGCGCGCGCTGCAGCGCGAGGCCAACACCATCGCCGATTCCGGCGGCCTCGGCGAGGCTCTCGCCGAGGCACGCGCCACGCACGGAACGCTCACCGGTCACGCCATCTCCGACCTGATCCTGGCCGGCGACCCCGGCGCGCTCGAGGCGCTGCGGCGCGTCGCCACGGCCCTCGGCGAGGCCTGCGGTGGGTTCCAGGCCGTCCTCGATCCCGAACTCTTCGTCATCGGCGGGGGAGTGGCTCAGCTCGGCGACATCCTTCTCGAGCCTGTGCGTCTGGCCTACGAGACGTCGCTCCCGGGGTACGGCGAACGACCCGTGGCCGATTTCGCGATCGCCCGACTCGGCAACGACGCCGGCCTCATCGGTGTCGCCGACCTCGCCGGCCGGGAGGCGTGA
- a CDS encoding AMP-dependent synthetase/ligase — translation MIQFDVPAVVPADPQANISDLLVERVKATPERPLFAVPEGDGWRDITGAQFQSQVIALAKGLVAAGVEPGDKVAFIARTTYDWTLVDFAIFFAGAVMVPIYETSSAAQISWILADSGAVAVIAESAEHAGRVAEVRAELPLVRSVWQMQSGDLDTLVAQGKDVTEDEIERRRNLAVGADIATLIYTSGSTGRPKGCVLTHSNFVELARNSAVALSEVVQTPGASTLLFITTAHVFARFISILNVHAGVKTGHQPDTKQLLPALGSFQPTFLLAVPRVFEKVYNSAEQKAEAGGKGRIFRAAAHAAIEHSALLQDGKKIPLGLRLKFRLFDRLVYSKLRAAMGGRVTYAVSGSAPLGERLGHFFHSLGVVILEGYGLTETTAPATVNLATKSKIGTVGPALPGVSVRLADDGEIEVRGINVFKEYWRNPEATAAAFDGDWFKTGDIGSFDAEGFLKITGRKKEIIVTAGGKNVAPAALEDPIRANPIVGQVVVVGDQKPFISALVTLDPEMLPTWLANNGLPGDMSLADAAKNEKVRAEVQRAVDNANTTVSRAESIRKFTILPSEWTEASGHLTPKMSIKRHTIVNDFAAEIDEIYSAPVNTTNVSIP, via the coding sequence GTGATCCAATTCGATGTTCCGGCCGTGGTCCCCGCCGACCCCCAAGCCAACATCAGCGACCTCCTCGTGGAGCGCGTCAAGGCGACCCCCGAGCGCCCGCTGTTCGCCGTCCCCGAAGGAGACGGCTGGCGAGACATCACGGGCGCCCAGTTCCAGTCCCAGGTCATCGCCCTGGCCAAAGGCCTGGTCGCCGCTGGCGTGGAGCCCGGCGACAAGGTCGCCTTCATCGCCCGCACGACCTACGACTGGACGCTTGTCGACTTCGCGATCTTCTTCGCCGGTGCCGTCATGGTGCCGATCTACGAAACGAGCTCCGCCGCGCAGATCTCCTGGATCCTCGCCGACTCCGGGGCCGTGGCCGTGATCGCGGAATCGGCCGAGCACGCCGGCCGCGTCGCCGAGGTCAGGGCAGAGCTCCCGCTGGTCCGCTCGGTGTGGCAGATGCAGTCCGGCGATCTCGACACCCTCGTCGCCCAGGGCAAGGACGTCACCGAGGACGAGATCGAGCGTCGTCGCAACCTCGCGGTCGGCGCCGACATCGCCACCCTCATCTACACCTCCGGGTCGACGGGCCGCCCGAAGGGGTGCGTCCTCACCCACAGCAACTTCGTCGAGCTGGCACGGAACTCGGCGGTCGCGCTGAGCGAAGTGGTGCAGACGCCCGGAGCATCCACTCTGCTGTTCATCACCACGGCGCACGTCTTCGCCCGGTTCATCTCGATCCTCAACGTCCACGCGGGCGTGAAGACCGGGCACCAGCCCGACACCAAGCAGCTGCTGCCCGCGCTCGGGTCATTCCAGCCGACGTTCCTGCTGGCGGTGCCGCGGGTGTTCGAGAAGGTCTACAACTCCGCCGAGCAGAAGGCCGAGGCCGGCGGCAAGGGGCGGATCTTCCGCGCGGCCGCCCATGCGGCGATCGAGCACTCCGCCCTGCTGCAGGACGGCAAGAAGATCCCGCTGGGCCTGCGGCTGAAGTTCCGTCTGTTCGACCGCCTGGTCTACAGCAAGCTCCGGGCGGCGATGGGCGGCCGGGTGACCTACGCGGTGTCGGGCTCCGCGCCCCTCGGCGAGCGGCTCGGGCATTTCTTCCACAGCCTGGGCGTCGTGATCCTCGAGGGCTACGGCCTCACCGAGACCACCGCTCCGGCCACGGTAAACCTCGCCACCAAGTCGAAGATCGGCACGGTCGGTCCGGCACTTCCCGGGGTGAGCGTGCGACTCGCCGACGACGGCGAGATCGAGGTGCGCGGTATCAACGTCTTCAAGGAGTATTGGCGCAACCCCGAGGCCACCGCGGCCGCGTTCGACGGCGACTGGTTCAAGACCGGCGACATCGGCTCGTTCGACGCCGAGGGGTTCCTCAAGATCACCGGGCGCAAGAAGGAGATCATCGTCACCGCCGGCGGCAAGAACGTCGCCCCCGCGGCGCTGGAAGATCCGATCCGCGCCAACCCGATCGTCGGCCAGGTCGTGGTCGTGGGCGATCAGAAGCCGTTCATCTCGGCGCTGGTCACGCTCGACCCCGAGATGCTGCCCACGTGGCTTGCCAACAACGGGTTGCCGGGCGACATGTCGCTGGCCGACGCGGCGAAGAACGAGAAGGTCCGTGCCGAGGTCCAGCGCGCCGTCGACAACGCCAACACCACGGTCTCCCGCGCGGAGTCCATCCGCAAGTTCACGATCCTGCCGTCGGAGTGGACCGAGGCCAGCGGCCACCTCACCCCGAAGATGAGCATCAAGCGGCACACGATCGTGAACGACTTCGCCGCGGAGATCGACGAGATCTATTCCGCCCCGGTCAACACCACGAACGTCTCGATCCCCTGA
- a CDS encoding pyruvate carboxylase: protein MFEKILVANRGEIAIRAFRAAYELGARTVAVFPFEDRGSLHRQKADESYVIGEPGHPVRAYLDVDEIIRVALESGADAIYPGYGFLSENPELASRAAENGITFIGPPARALAMAGNKVTAKEHAIAAGVPVLRSTEASDDVDALVAAAPDIGFPIFVKAVAGGGGRGMRRVETPGELPPAIAEAMREAGAAFGDPRVFLEQAVVRPRHIEVQILADATGHTVHLFERDCSVQRRHQKVIEIAPAPNLDDELRQRIHRDAVAFAESIGYVNAGTVEFLVDTAGERAGQHVFIEMNPRIQVEHTVTEEVTDVDLVQSQMRIAAGESLDDLGLSQDRIVLRGAALQCRITTEDPSQGFRPDTGRITTYRSPGGAGIRLDGGTTAAGSQISPHFDSMLAKLTCRGRDYPAAVARAKRALAEFRIRGVATNIPFLRAVLDDPSFLEGDLSTAFIEERPRLLTSHPSRDRATKLLNWLADVTVNRPYGEKPVSVSPGSKLPDIDLLAPAPAGNLQRLRELGPAGFARALREQTPLAVTETTYRDAHQSLLATRVRTRDLVRCAPHVARMTPELLSIEAWGGATYDVALRFLAEDPWERLAAIRDAVPNIPVQMLLRGRNTVGYTPRPVEVTDAFVREAASTGVDIFRIFDALNDVDQMVPAIRSVLETGTAVAEVAVCYTGDLLNPAEQLYTLDYYLRLAEQIVASGAHILAIKDMAGLLRPAAAARLVAALRDRFDLPVHLHTHDTAGGQLATLLAASAAGVDAVDAAAAPLAGTTSQPSLSALVAALAHTDRDTGIDLQAVSDLEPYWEGVRHLYRPFESGLDGPTGRVYHHEIPGGQLSNLRQQAIALGLADDFELIEDMYAAADRILGRIPKVTPSSKVVGDLALALVAAGADPADFAENPQNYDIPDSVVGFMAGELGDLPGGWPEPFRTKVLAGRTVSIEIPPLTPEEKEGLDGDAPSRRRTLNRLLFPGPAREFEKARETYGDLSSLGTPDYLYGLKPGEEHVAEIDPGVQLYVGLEAIGEADAKGMRTVMTTLNGQLRPVYVRDRSISVETRQAERADTSRPGQVAAPFAGVVTVKTEVGTTVTAGAPIASIEAMKMEAAITAPVDGVVERVAIAATAQVEAGDLLVVIRPAH, encoded by the coding sequence ATGTTCGAGAAGATCCTGGTCGCCAATCGCGGTGAAATCGCGATCCGCGCCTTCCGTGCCGCGTACGAACTGGGAGCCCGCACCGTCGCGGTCTTCCCCTTCGAAGATCGAGGATCGCTGCACCGGCAGAAGGCCGACGAGTCGTATGTGATCGGCGAACCGGGTCATCCGGTGCGCGCTTACCTCGATGTCGACGAGATCATCCGGGTCGCGCTGGAATCCGGCGCAGACGCCATCTACCCGGGCTACGGATTCCTGTCGGAGAACCCCGAGCTCGCCTCTCGGGCCGCGGAGAACGGCATCACCTTCATCGGTCCTCCCGCCCGCGCGCTGGCGATGGCGGGGAACAAGGTGACCGCGAAGGAGCACGCCATCGCCGCGGGTGTTCCGGTGCTGCGCTCGACCGAGGCTTCCGATGACGTCGACGCTCTCGTCGCGGCGGCCCCCGACATCGGTTTCCCGATCTTCGTCAAGGCCGTCGCCGGCGGCGGCGGTCGCGGCATGCGTCGTGTGGAGACCCCGGGTGAGCTGCCGCCCGCGATCGCCGAGGCGATGCGCGAGGCCGGCGCGGCATTCGGCGACCCGCGCGTGTTCCTCGAGCAGGCGGTCGTCCGGCCCCGGCACATCGAGGTGCAGATCCTCGCCGATGCGACGGGCCACACCGTTCACCTCTTCGAGCGCGACTGCTCGGTGCAGCGCCGCCATCAGAAGGTCATCGAGATCGCGCCCGCCCCGAACCTCGACGACGAGCTGCGTCAGCGCATCCACCGCGATGCGGTCGCCTTCGCCGAGTCGATCGGTTACGTCAACGCCGGCACCGTCGAGTTCCTCGTCGACACGGCGGGGGAGCGTGCGGGCCAGCACGTCTTCATCGAGATGAACCCCCGCATCCAGGTCGAGCACACCGTCACGGAGGAAGTGACCGACGTCGACCTCGTCCAGTCGCAGATGCGCATCGCCGCGGGCGAGAGCCTGGACGACCTCGGACTGTCGCAGGACCGGATCGTGCTCCGCGGCGCCGCGTTGCAGTGCCGCATCACCACGGAGGATCCCTCGCAGGGGTTCCGACCCGACACCGGCCGTATCACTACCTATCGCTCTCCCGGCGGCGCCGGCATCCGCCTCGACGGCGGAACGACGGCTGCGGGCTCGCAGATCAGTCCACACTTCGACTCGATGCTCGCCAAGCTCACCTGTCGAGGGCGTGACTACCCGGCCGCCGTCGCGCGGGCCAAGCGCGCGCTGGCGGAGTTCCGCATCCGCGGCGTCGCCACCAACATCCCGTTCCTGCGCGCCGTCCTCGACGATCCCTCCTTCCTCGAGGGAGACCTCAGCACCGCGTTCATCGAGGAGCGCCCGCGCCTGCTCACCAGCCACCCGTCGCGAGACCGCGCGACCAAGCTGCTGAACTGGCTGGCCGATGTCACGGTGAATCGGCCCTACGGCGAGAAGCCGGTCTCGGTCTCTCCCGGCAGCAAGCTCCCGGACATCGATCTGCTCGCCCCGGCCCCGGCGGGTAACCTGCAGCGTCTGCGCGAGCTGGGTCCCGCAGGTTTCGCCCGCGCCCTCCGGGAGCAGACGCCGTTGGCGGTGACCGAGACCACGTACCGCGACGCCCACCAGTCACTCCTCGCCACCCGTGTGCGCACGCGCGACCTGGTCCGCTGCGCGCCGCACGTGGCGCGGATGACTCCCGAGCTGCTGTCGATCGAGGCCTGGGGCGGTGCGACCTACGACGTGGCGCTGCGGTTCCTCGCCGAGGACCCCTGGGAGCGCCTCGCGGCGATCCGCGATGCCGTTCCCAACATCCCGGTCCAGATGCTGCTGCGCGGCCGCAACACCGTCGGCTACACGCCGAGACCGGTCGAGGTCACCGACGCCTTCGTCCGTGAAGCCGCGTCGACGGGCGTGGACATCTTCCGCATCTTCGACGCCCTGAACGATGTCGACCAGATGGTCCCCGCCATCCGCTCGGTTCTCGAGACCGGCACCGCCGTCGCCGAGGTCGCTGTCTGCTACACCGGCGACCTCCTCAACCCCGCCGAGCAGCTGTACACGCTGGACTACTACCTGCGCCTGGCGGAGCAGATCGTCGCGTCGGGGGCGCACATCCTCGCGATCAAAGACATGGCCGGGCTCCTGCGTCCGGCCGCGGCCGCACGCCTGGTTGCGGCCCTGCGCGACCGCTTCGATCTCCCGGTGCACCTGCACACGCACGACACCGCAGGTGGCCAGCTGGCGACTCTCCTCGCTGCGAGCGCCGCCGGAGTCGACGCCGTCGATGCGGCTGCGGCGCCCCTGGCCGGAACGACCAGTCAGCCGTCGCTGTCGGCGCTGGTCGCGGCCCTTGCGCACACCGACCGCGACACCGGGATCGACCTGCAGGCGGTGAGCGACCTCGAACCCTACTGGGAGGGCGTGCGGCACCTGTACCGCCCCTTCGAGTCGGGACTGGACGGGCCCACCGGCCGGGTGTACCACCACGAGATCCCCGGCGGTCAGCTCTCGAATCTGCGCCAGCAGGCGATCGCGCTGGGCCTCGCCGACGATTTCGAACTCATCGAGGACATGTACGCCGCCGCCGACCGCATCCTCGGACGCATCCCGAAGGTGACGCCCTCGTCGAAGGTGGTCGGCGATCTCGCCCTCGCACTGGTCGCGGCGGGGGCCGACCCGGCCGACTTCGCCGAGAATCCGCAGAACTACGACATCCCCGACTCCGTCGTGGGGTTCATGGCCGGCGAGCTGGGAGACCTTCCCGGAGGCTGGCCCGAGCCGTTCCGCACGAAGGTGCTGGCCGGTCGCACCGTGTCCATCGAGATCCCGCCGCTCACACCGGAGGAGAAGGAGGGGCTGGACGGCGACGCCCCATCGCGGCGCCGGACCCTCAACCGCCTGCTCTTCCCCGGTCCCGCACGCGAGTTCGAGAAGGCGCGTGAGACGTACGGCGACCTCTCGAGCCTCGGCACCCCCGACTATCTGTACGGACTCAAGCCCGGCGAGGAGCACGTCGCCGAGATCGACCCGGGCGTGCAGCTCTACGTCGGCCTCGAGGCCATCGGTGAAGCCGATGCCAAGGGCATGCGGACGGTCATGACCACGCTGAACGGGCAGCTCCGCCCCGTCTACGTGCGGGACCGCAGCATCAGCGTCGAGACCCGTCAGGCCGAGCGGGCCGACACGTCTCGACCCGGGCAGGTCGCTGCGCCGTTCGCGGGCGTCGTCACCGTCAAGACCGAGGTCGGCACCACGGTGACCGCGGGCGCGCCGATCGCCTCGATCGAGGCGATGAAGATGGAGGCGGCGATCACCGCGCCCGTCGACGGCGTCGTCGAGCGCGTCGCGATCGCCGCGACCGCGCAGGTCGAGGCGGGCGACCTTTTGGTCGTCATCCGCCCCGCGCACTAG